In a genomic window of Ipomoea triloba cultivar NCNSP0323 chromosome 3, ASM357664v1:
- the LOC116012031 gene encoding U-box domain-containing protein 7-like isoform X2 — translation MKTVVTEALPTPNSIKVHRLMCTELINSVSRASKILPAIEASRPRCRSGIEALCLLNKAIEKAKSILKQCSESSKLYLALKGDVILLRCQKSWSLLEVSLSQIQNMVPVLLAAEVAQLVDDLRGARFSLEPSEEEAAKVVKELLFQCAKSELESVQVAMWRLNITSPNALLMEKRCIKTLLDNVGEGDGQKKKILLFLLDLLSKYGKAILEQNTENGYNLQRDLFPIPPDGFKCPVSSRLMYDPVVIASGETYERMWIQRWFDAGHNTCPKTGETLPDLTITPNNLLKGLISKWCAEQGVACSDPTSIYDAVPHSWEASSASIASLNSYMDGLSLPIAFTNLSIVTEDHS, via the exons ATGAAGACAGTTGTTACTGAAGCACTTCCAACTCCTAACTCTATTAAG GTGCATCGGTTAATGTGCACAGAATTAATCAACTCAGTAAGTAGAGCTTCAAAAATACTTCCAGCAATAGAAGCATCCCGGCCTCGATGCAGATCAGGGATAGAGGCGCTTTGCTTATTGAATAAAGCCATTGAGAAGGCGAAGTCAATACTTAAGCAGTGCAGTGAATCAAGTAAACTCTACTTG GCTCTGAAAGGAGATGTTATACTCTTGAGGTGTCAAAAGTCATGGAGCTTATTGGAGGTTAGCTTGAGCCAGATTCAAAACATGGTTCCCGTATTGCTGGCTGCAGAG GTTGCTCAATTAGTTGATGATCTTAGAGGTGCAAGATTCAGCTTAGAACCATCGGAAGAGGAGGCGGCTAAGGTCGTGAAAGAATTACTTTTTCAGTGTGCAAAGAGCGAACTCGAGTCTGTTCAGGTTGCGATGTGGAGGCTAAACATTACCTCGCCGAACGCACTCTTGATGGAGAAACGATGCATCAAAACGCTGCTGGACAACGTCGGTGAAGGCGACGGTCAAAAGAAGAAGATTCTGTTGTTCTTGCTGGATCTTCTGAGCAAGTATGGGAAAGCAATCCTGGAACAGAACACCGAGAATGGCTACAATCTGCAGCGCGATCTTTTTCCAATCCCCCCTGATGGTTTCAAATGCCCCGTATCTTCGAGGTTGATGTATGATCCTGTCGTGATTGCTTCCGGGGAAACATACGAGAGGATGTGGATTCAGAGGTGGTTTGACGCAGGCCACAACACATGTCCAAAGACCGGGGAGACGCTTCCCGACTTGACAATAACGCCGAACAATCTGTTGAAGGGTCTGATATCAAAGTGGTGTGCAGAACAGGGAGTTGCTTGTTCTGATCCCACCAGTATATATGATGCAGTTCCTCATTCATGGGAAGCTTCATCTGCTTCCATTGCAAGCCTGAACAGTTATATGGATGGTCTGTCACTTCCCATAGCTTTTACCAATTTGTCAATTGTTACA
- the LOC116012031 gene encoding U-box domain-containing protein 7-like isoform X1, producing the protein MLSINACTFVRAPIIPWSSVVSISFSRWVWFQKGIGFGFLFPEVYLFGGLHNSTFLLDKVSVLLFPFPLSMKTVVTEALPTPNSIKVHRLMCTELINSVSRASKILPAIEASRPRCRSGIEALCLLNKAIEKAKSILKQCSESSKLYLALKGDVILLRCQKSWSLLEVSLSQIQNMVPVLLAAEVAQLVDDLRGARFSLEPSEEEAAKVVKELLFQCAKSELESVQVAMWRLNITSPNALLMEKRCIKTLLDNVGEGDGQKKKILLFLLDLLSKYGKAILEQNTENGYNLQRDLFPIPPDGFKCPVSSRLMYDPVVIASGETYERMWIQRWFDAGHNTCPKTGETLPDLTITPNNLLKGLISKWCAEQGVACSDPTSIYDAVPHSWEASSASIASLNSYMDGLSLPIAFTNLSIVTEDHS; encoded by the exons ATGCTGTCTATAAATGCTTGTACATTTGTACGTGCACCCATCATTCCTTGGTCTTCTGTGGTCTCAATAAG CTTTTCGAGGTGGGTGTGGTTCCAGAAGGGAATTGGGTTTGGGTTTCTGTTTCCAGAAGTGTACTTATTTGGTGGTCTTCATAACTCTACCTTTTTGCTAG ATAAGGTATCTGTTCTTCTGTTTCCATTTCCTTTGAGTATGAAGACAGTTGTTACTGAAGCACTTCCAACTCCTAACTCTATTAAG GTGCATCGGTTAATGTGCACAGAATTAATCAACTCAGTAAGTAGAGCTTCAAAAATACTTCCAGCAATAGAAGCATCCCGGCCTCGATGCAGATCAGGGATAGAGGCGCTTTGCTTATTGAATAAAGCCATTGAGAAGGCGAAGTCAATACTTAAGCAGTGCAGTGAATCAAGTAAACTCTACTTG GCTCTGAAAGGAGATGTTATACTCTTGAGGTGTCAAAAGTCATGGAGCTTATTGGAGGTTAGCTTGAGCCAGATTCAAAACATGGTTCCCGTATTGCTGGCTGCAGAG GTTGCTCAATTAGTTGATGATCTTAGAGGTGCAAGATTCAGCTTAGAACCATCGGAAGAGGAGGCGGCTAAGGTCGTGAAAGAATTACTTTTTCAGTGTGCAAAGAGCGAACTCGAGTCTGTTCAGGTTGCGATGTGGAGGCTAAACATTACCTCGCCGAACGCACTCTTGATGGAGAAACGATGCATCAAAACGCTGCTGGACAACGTCGGTGAAGGCGACGGTCAAAAGAAGAAGATTCTGTTGTTCTTGCTGGATCTTCTGAGCAAGTATGGGAAAGCAATCCTGGAACAGAACACCGAGAATGGCTACAATCTGCAGCGCGATCTTTTTCCAATCCCCCCTGATGGTTTCAAATGCCCCGTATCTTCGAGGTTGATGTATGATCCTGTCGTGATTGCTTCCGGGGAAACATACGAGAGGATGTGGATTCAGAGGTGGTTTGACGCAGGCCACAACACATGTCCAAAGACCGGGGAGACGCTTCCCGACTTGACAATAACGCCGAACAATCTGTTGAAGGGTCTGATATCAAAGTGGTGTGCAGAACAGGGAGTTGCTTGTTCTGATCCCACCAGTATATATGATGCAGTTCCTCATTCATGGGAAGCTTCATCTGCTTCCATTGCAAGCCTGAACAGTTATATGGATGGTCTGTCACTTCCCATAGCTTTTACCAATTTGTCAATTGTTACA